In bacterium, a single genomic region encodes these proteins:
- a CDS encoding response regulator translates to MKKKVLVVDDEEDLTWSISKNLAKDKDIYEIVCVNNGQEALNVLSQVPVDLVVSDIKMPGITGLDLLMKIKETYSSTKVIIMTAFGSADVQKEATARGSLYYIEKPFEIEDLRTLINKAIADKKGFDGKVTDFQLSDLIQMNVLGRMIAALVVTKDNERGTIYFAEGNIVHAECGSIVGDEAFYKILSWEDGKFEFRKGERSDQESITRGWQSLLLEGMRRKDEVNPESKTQMKEVSRQESLEKIKGCLGEFIKLKGIDLISIVDGSGFSRASLQNDKKEDVLDITSLPGIITPGLEYLNKCNVDVKGNGLRIVTIEYNSKTLIFSPLPSGVEWLFIVCEPEVNLGAVRMAIKKQVPILADIL, encoded by the coding sequence ATGAAGAAAAAAGTTTTGGTAGTTGATGACGAAGAAGATTTGACGTGGAGTATTTCAAAAAATCTGGCTAAGGACAAAGACATTTACGAGATCGTTTGTGTCAATAACGGCCAGGAAGCGTTGAACGTTTTGTCGCAAGTTCCGGTCGACTTAGTTGTCAGCGATATTAAAATGCCTGGCATTACCGGGCTTGATCTGCTCATGAAGATCAAAGAAACATATTCGAGCACCAAAGTCATAATTATGACGGCATTTGGTTCAGCGGATGTACAAAAAGAAGCTACTGCTCGTGGTTCATTGTATTACATCGAAAAGCCTTTTGAAATTGAAGACTTGCGGACATTAATTAATAAAGCCATTGCAGATAAAAAAGGTTTCGATGGCAAAGTGACAGATTTTCAACTGTCAGATCTGATTCAAATGAACGTATTGGGAAGAATGATAGCTGCGCTCGTTGTAACAAAGGATAACGAACGTGGTACGATTTACTTTGCCGAAGGCAATATTGTCCACGCGGAATGCGGATCCATTGTTGGCGATGAAGCCTTTTATAAAATACTTTCATGGGAAGACGGTAAATTTGAATTTCGTAAAGGAGAACGGTCCGATCAGGAATCGATTACGCGAGGCTGGCAGAGTTTGCTTTTGGAAGGAATGCGACGAAAAGACGAAGTCAATCCGGAATCGAAAACCCAAATGAAAGAAGTTTCACGGCAGGAAAGCTTAGAGAAAATCAAAGGCTGTTTGGGAGAATTTATCAAATTGAAAGGCATTGATTTGATATCTATCGTCGACGGTTCAGGCTTTTCGCGCGCCTCGTTGCAAAATGACAAAAAAGAAGACGTGTTGGATATTACAAGTTTACCGGGAATCATCACTCCTGGATTGGAATATCTGAACAAATGTAATGTCGATGTAAAAGGCAATGGCCTTCGTATTGTTACAATTGAATACAACAGTAAAACCCTAATTTTTTCACCTCTGCCATCGGGAGTTGAATGGTTGTTTATCGTGTGTGAGCCTGAAGTGAACTTAGGGGCTGTTCGCATGGCGATAAAAAAACAAGTGCCGATTCTCGCAGATATTTTATAG
- a CDS encoding PHP domain-containing protein, protein MVLDQTDFVDLHMHSVHSDGQLPIRSIIDFAAGAGLRAIAITDHDTVEGVDEAMQLGREKGLEIISGVELSATIENRDIHILGYLFNHSDKHFLDRISHFKDERYKRAEKMVRKLNNAGVHLQMDSVMEFAGQAAVGRPHIADAMVKHGFAESIEVAFRDYIGYGGIAYEDKFNITPEEAIRIITDAGGLSFLAHPSLNLKQKYLYQVIRSGIHGIETIHPNHSESSSSYYKRIAMQHALLESGGSDCHGRNGEINIGKYRVPYRVIEAMKEKLNKKTGGR, encoded by the coding sequence ATGGTTCTCGATCAAACTGATTTCGTCGATTTGCATATGCATTCCGTTCATTCGGACGGACAATTGCCGATTCGTTCTATTATTGATTTTGCGGCAGGCGCCGGATTACGGGCGATTGCCATTACCGATCATGACACGGTAGAGGGCGTTGATGAAGCGATGCAGCTAGGCCGTGAAAAAGGACTTGAAATAATTTCGGGTGTTGAACTTAGTGCAACGATTGAAAACAGAGACATTCATATTTTGGGTTATTTGTTTAATCATTCGGATAAACATTTTTTGGATCGTATCAGTCATTTTAAAGATGAGCGTTATAAACGGGCTGAAAAGATGGTGCGCAAACTGAACAATGCCGGAGTTCATTTACAAATGGATTCTGTAATGGAATTTGCGGGCCAAGCGGCTGTGGGACGTCCGCACATTGCCGATGCAATGGTGAAACACGGATTTGCCGAATCCATCGAAGTTGCTTTTCGTGATTATATCGGCTACGGCGGGATTGCATACGAAGATAAATTTAATATTACACCGGAAGAGGCCATTCGCATTATAACAGACGCTGGTGGTCTTTCATTTTTGGCGCATCCTTCACTTAATTTGAAGCAAAAATATTTATACCAAGTGATTCGATCAGGAATTCATGGAATCGAAACCATTCATCCGAATCATTCAGAAAGCTCGTCAAGTTATTATAAGCGAATTGCTATGCAGCATGCTTTGCTTGAATCCGGCGGATCGGATTGCCATGGCCGTAACGGTGAAATCAATATCGGGAAATATCGAGTGCCTTATAGGGTAATTGAAGCAATGAAAGAAAAGTTGAACAAGAAAACGGGGGGTCGATGA
- a CDS encoding TIGR04552 family protein codes for MSHTATIPQFHNAYTHLSDREAHYISQMTISDLEAIRLVLEGNSVIDWFRLDFSSDEQIELFLRVNGYDANQTHDLKRIDRLRREAIAYLDLNYPHRLPPELRENEIPIHKLFYWASGSYKRSKIQMFACMVLKIMHTLNHIDARELMHSCEFRASELYTAVERKVENAIVTMQNEGFHIVDFYGSHKDKFSMITKLISKKENHAAAIYDRIRFRIITLTVSDILPMLYYLGRTICPFNYVIPGSSHNSLIPYPDLLSHFSRFEHYASYLRKTTSLSGAAKNNSNQFSDPGYKVINIVSDVPIRVDELLYTPDFAELGRIIFVPVEFQIMDQETYHSNEAGNSNHKKYKQRQSEAVNIRLGIHLTDHF; via the coding sequence ATGAGTCATACGGCCACGATACCTCAATTTCATAATGCTTATACCCATCTATCCGACAGAGAAGCGCATTACATCAGCCAGATGACGATCAGCGATCTGGAGGCTATTCGATTGGTTTTGGAGGGTAATTCGGTCATTGACTGGTTCCGACTTGATTTTTCTTCAGACGAACAAATCGAATTATTTCTTAGAGTCAACGGTTATGACGCTAATCAAACCCATGATCTTAAGCGCATCGACCGGCTTCGTCGGGAAGCTATTGCGTATCTGGATTTAAATTACCCGCACCGGCTGCCGCCGGAATTACGCGAAAACGAAATTCCAATTCATAAATTATTTTATTGGGCATCGGGATCTTACAAACGCTCGAAAATTCAAATGTTTGCTTGCATGGTTTTAAAAATCATGCATACGCTCAATCATATCGATGCGCGGGAACTTATGCATAGTTGTGAATTTCGCGCATCGGAGTTGTACACGGCCGTCGAACGTAAAGTTGAAAATGCGATCGTGACTATGCAAAACGAAGGCTTCCATATTGTTGATTTTTACGGAAGCCATAAAGATAAATTCAGTATGATAACAAAGCTTATTTCCAAGAAAGAAAATCATGCGGCGGCCATTTATGATAGAATACGATTTCGTATCATTACTTTAACGGTGTCGGACATTTTACCTATGCTATACTATCTTGGGCGAACAATTTGCCCATTTAATTATGTAATTCCGGGGAGTTCACATAACAGCCTGATTCCTTATCCTGACTTGCTTTCCCATTTTTCGCGATTTGAGCATTATGCTTCATATTTACGAAAGACGACGTCATTATCAGGTGCTGCGAAAAATAATTCCAACCAATTTTCAGATCCAGGCTACAAAGTCATTAATATTGTTAGCGACGTGCCGATAAGGGTCGATGAGTTGTTGTATACGCCGGATTTTGCTGAACTCGGAAGGATTATTTTCGTGCCGGTCGAGTTTCAGATTATGGATCAGGAGACGTATCACAGTAACGAAGCAGGCAACAGCAACCACAAAAAATATAAACAACGACAATCCGAAGCCGTTAATATCCGCTTGGGAATCCATCTTACTGACCACTTCTAA
- a CDS encoding TIGR04283 family arsenosugar biosynthesis glycosyltransferase: protein MRISAIVPVLNEESVIDSFLQWHMNLNEIDEWIVVDGGSNDRTLERVDAFQKQCAKIKLISGEQLRGRAKQMNAGALSANGEVLLFLHVDCKLDRLAPAVLKNAMGHEHLIGGGFYKKYENETVLLKIYRSIMNVLRTQWLRNLVGTNGIFVRKNIFEKIGGYPDTPILEDMLLCDRMKSAGKLAMIKPYIIVSSRRYFKDGVLRRIVMALKILFLFRIMKISPDQLKSYYLKTVKE, encoded by the coding sequence ATGCGCATTTCTGCCATTGTTCCTGTCCTGAATGAAGAATCTGTTATCGATTCGTTTCTGCAATGGCATATGAATTTAAACGAAATAGACGAATGGATTGTAGTGGATGGGGGAAGTAACGATCGAACACTTGAACGAGTTGATGCATTTCAAAAACAATGTGCAAAGATCAAATTAATATCAGGCGAGCAGTTACGAGGTCGTGCAAAACAAATGAATGCAGGAGCTTTATCAGCCAATGGCGAGGTTTTATTGTTTTTACATGTTGACTGCAAATTGGATCGACTTGCTCCCGCAGTTTTGAAAAATGCAATGGGTCACGAGCATTTAATCGGCGGGGGGTTTTATAAAAAATATGAAAATGAAACCGTATTATTGAAAATTTATCGCTCAATCATGAATGTTCTTCGAACTCAGTGGCTGAGAAATTTAGTCGGGACAAATGGGATTTTTGTCAGGAAAAATATTTTTGAAAAAATCGGCGGTTATCCGGATACCCCGATCTTGGAAGACATGCTTTTATGTGATCGTATGAAATCAGCTGGAAAATTGGCCATGATCAAACCCTATATAATTGTTTCATCACGTAGATATTTTAAAGATGGCGTTCTTCGGAGAATTGTAATGGCCTTAAAAATTTTGTTCTTGTTCCGAATTATGAAAATATCACCCGATCAATTAAAATCGTATTATCTGAAAACAGTTAAGGAGTAG